The following coding sequences lie in one Lacerta agilis isolate rLacAgi1 chromosome 4, rLacAgi1.pri, whole genome shotgun sequence genomic window:
- the NIT2 gene encoding omega-amidase NIT2 isoform X1, giving the protein MQLAKGVMANFRIALIQLHVSAAKTENLNRACGLVRSAAQQGAKLVVLPECFNSPYGTKYFPEYAERIPGDSTQKLSEIAKECGVYLIGGSIPEEDAGKLYNTCTSFGPDGAMITKYRKIHLFDINVPGKIQFQESETLSPGATLSVIDTPYCKIGLGICYDLRFAELAQIYTQKGCQLLVYPGAFNLTTGPAHWELLQRGRAVDNQVYVATASPARDEKASYVAWGHSTVVNPWGEVIAKAGTEETVIYADIDLERLAEVRQQIPILSQKRSDLYAIESKFA; this is encoded by the exons ATGCAGCTGGCGAAAGGCGTCATGGCCA ATTTTCGTATCGCTCTCATCCAGCTTCACGTGTCTGCTGCCAAAACTGAGAACCTGAACCGAGCCTGTGGTCTTGTGAGGTCTGCAGCGCAACAAGGAGCAAAACTTGTGGTTCTGCCA GAATGCTTCAATTCTCCCTATGGCACAAAATATTTTCCAGAATATGCGGAGAGAATTCCTGGCGATTCCACACAGAAGCTCTCAGAAATTGCAAAGGAGTGTGGCGTTTATCTGATTGGAG GATCTATtccagaagaggatgctgggaagCTGTATAACACATGCACTAGCTTTGGTCCAGATGGTGCTATGATAACCAAGTACCGAAAG ATTCATTTGTTTGACATTAATGTCCCCGGGAAAATCCAGTTTCAGGAATCAGAAACGCTGAGTCCCGGTGCCACATTATCTGTGATTGATACAC CTTATTGCAAGATAGGTCTTGGGATCTGTTACGACCTCCGCTTTGCTGAGCTTGCTCAAATCTACACACAGAAAG GTTGCCAGCTCTTGGTGTATCCAGGGGCTTTTAACTTGACAACGGGCCCTGCCCACTGGGAACTGCTCCAAAGAGGACG AGCCGTCGATAACCAAGTCTATGTGGCAACGGCATCTCCTGCCAGGGATGAGAAGGCGTCTTATGTAGCCTGGGGACACAGCACTGTGGTAAATCCATG GGGGGAGGTCATAGCCAAAGCTGGCACTGAGGAAACTGTTATCTATGCAGATATAG ACCTAGAGAGGCTTGCAGAAGTTCGACAGCAAATCCCCATTCTTTCTCAGAAGCGGTCTGATCTTTATGCTATAGAATCAAAATTTGCATGA
- the NIT2 gene encoding omega-amidase NIT2 isoform X2, with amino-acid sequence MQLAKGVMANFRIALIQLHVSAAKTENLNRACGLVRSAAQQGAKLVVLPECFNSPYGTKYFPEYAERIPGDSTQKLSEIAKECGVYLIGGSIPEEDAGKLYNTCTSFGPDGAMITKYRKIHLFDINVPGKIQFQESETLSPGATLSVIDTPYCKIGLGICYDLRFAELAQIYTQKGCQLLVYPGAFNLTTGPAHWELLQRGRAVDNQVYVATASPARDEKASYVAWGHSTVVNP; translated from the exons ATGCAGCTGGCGAAAGGCGTCATGGCCA ATTTTCGTATCGCTCTCATCCAGCTTCACGTGTCTGCTGCCAAAACTGAGAACCTGAACCGAGCCTGTGGTCTTGTGAGGTCTGCAGCGCAACAAGGAGCAAAACTTGTGGTTCTGCCA GAATGCTTCAATTCTCCCTATGGCACAAAATATTTTCCAGAATATGCGGAGAGAATTCCTGGCGATTCCACACAGAAGCTCTCAGAAATTGCAAAGGAGTGTGGCGTTTATCTGATTGGAG GATCTATtccagaagaggatgctgggaagCTGTATAACACATGCACTAGCTTTGGTCCAGATGGTGCTATGATAACCAAGTACCGAAAG ATTCATTTGTTTGACATTAATGTCCCCGGGAAAATCCAGTTTCAGGAATCAGAAACGCTGAGTCCCGGTGCCACATTATCTGTGATTGATACAC CTTATTGCAAGATAGGTCTTGGGATCTGTTACGACCTCCGCTTTGCTGAGCTTGCTCAAATCTACACACAGAAAG GTTGCCAGCTCTTGGTGTATCCAGGGGCTTTTAACTTGACAACGGGCCCTGCCCACTGGGAACTGCTCCAAAGAGGACG AGCCGTCGATAACCAAGTCTATGTGGCAACGGCATCTCCTGCCAGGGATGAGAAGGCGTCTTATGTAGCCTGGGGACACAGCACTGTGGTAAATCCATG A